The Cellulomonas oligotrophica sequence CGCAGGCCGCCCGCGCCCTGCCCAGCCGGGTGCACGCGGTCGTGCTCGTCTCGCACCTGCACCGGCCCACGATGCGCGCGCTGGCGTACGCGCGGGCGTCGCGGCCCAACGTGCTCGAGGCCGTCACGGTCGGTGTCGACGCGGCCGAGGTGGCGGGTCTGCGCGCGCAGTGGGAGGCCGCCGACCTGCCCGTGCCCCTGCGGGTGCTGGACTCGCCGTTCCGTGAGATCACCCGTCCGGTGATCGCGTACGTCCGGTCGATCCGTCGTGAGAGCCCGCGCGACCTCGTCGTCGTCTACATCCCCGAGTACGTGGTGGGGCACTGGTGGGAGCAGCTGCTGCACAACCAGAGCGCGCTGCGGCTCAAGAGCAGGCTGCTGTTCACGCCGGGGGTCGTCGTGGCGTCGGTGCCGTGGCAGCTCCAGTCCAGCGAGGGCCAGACGGGCCTCGAGGACGCCGTCCGGGGACCGGTGTCCCGTGGTTTCTGAGGAAGGGGCCGGCGTGCTCGTCGAGCTCGAGGTCGGACCTGTCGCCCACGGCGGCCACTGCGTGGCACGGCACGAGGGGCGCGTGGTCTTCGTCCGGCACACGCTGCCGGGCGAGCGCGTGCGCGCGCGGCTGACCGACGACGGGCCCGACGCCCGGTTCTGGCGCGCCGACGCCGTCGAGGTGCTCGAGGCGTCGCCCGACCGGGTGCCGTCCGTGTGGCCCGAGGCCGGGCCCGGCGGTGTCGGCGGCGGCGAGCTGGCCCACGTCGCGCTGCCCGCGCAGCGGGCCTGGAAGGAGGCCGTGCTCGCCGAGCAGCTGCGGCACCTGGCCCGGCTCGACGTGACGCCGACCGTGCACGCGGCACCCGGCGACGACGCGCGCGGCGGGCTGGCCTGGCGCACCCGGATCGACCTCGTGGCCGACGCGGACGGGCGCGCGGGCATGCGGGGCTTCCGCTCGCACGACGTGGTCGCGCTCGACGCGATGCCGCTGGCGACCGAGCACGTGGCCGCCCTCGACCTGCTCGGGCGCCGGTGGCGTCCCGGGGCGCGCATCGAGGCCGTCGCGCCCGCGGACGGCTCGCCGCCGCTCGTGCTCGTCGACGACGTGCCGTTCGACCTGCAGCGCGGACGCCCCGACCCGCGGCCCAACGCCCGCGCCGCGGTCCGCGAGGTCGTCACCGCCGCGGACGGCGTCTCGCGCACGTACCGGGTCGCCGCCGCCGGGTTCTGGCAGGTCCACCGCGAGGCGCCCACGCTGCTGGTCGACGCGGTGCTGCGGGGTGCGGGCGACGTGGCGGGCGGGACGGTGCTCGACCTGTACGCGGGGGCGGGGCTGTTCACGCTGCCGCTCGCGGACGCCGTGGGCGAGGCGGGCCACGTCGTGTCCGTCGAGGGCGACGAGCGGGCCGTGCGAGACGCGCGCCGCAACCTGCACGACCGCCCCCAGGTCGACCTGCACGCCGGCGACGTCGCGCGCACGCTGGCCGGTCTCGTCGAGGGCGCCCCGCCCGTCGACGTGGTCGTGCTCGACCCGCCGCGCACGGGCGCCGGCCGCAAGGTCGTCGACGCCGTCGCCGCGCTGCGGCCCGAGCGCGTCGTGTACGTCGCGTGCGACCCCGCTGCGCTGGCCCGTGACGTCGCGCTGCTCGGCGCGCACGGCTGGACGGGCGTCGAGGTCGTCGGTCACGACCTGTTCCCGATGACCCACCACCTCGAGGCGGTCGCCGTCCTGACGCGCTGACGACCCGACGTCGTCCGCCCCGCTCGTCTCGCGGCAGCGTCGGCGGGGTCCTAGCGTGGGTCGTGAGCCCGCCGACGTGCGGGCCCTCGACGACGAGGAGGAGCGGACCATGTCCGAGTCGCACGACGCCGAGAGCCGGCTCGCCCACGCCAGCCGGGTCGCGACGCAGGAGCTGCACAAGCAGGGCACGCCGGACTACGACCCGCGCGCCCACGAGCGCGCGGTCGAGGCCGAGCGCAAGGCCGCGGAGGCGGTCAGGGCGCAGCGCGAGGGCACGGCCTGAGCGGTGCGCGCACGGCCGGGCGGGTCCGCCCCGCCCGGCCGTCGCCGCGCGGCGCGGCCGCACGGGAGGGCCACGGGCGTGCGCACGGACGCGTCGCGCGGAGGTCCGTGCGCACGGCCCGGTCGAGGGAGTAGCATGTATCTCGACATCAAGATATCTGCGTCCGCCCCGCCCTCGGGTCCCGCGCCCCGACCGTCACGTCGGCACGCCGGGCCCCGGTCGAGGGTTCGAGGACGTCCCCGGGCCCCCCGACTCGCCCGGGAACTCGCCAAGCGAAGGAGCCCCACGTGAGCAGCGTCGACAGCTTCGGGTCCAAGGGAACGCTCGAGGTCGGTGACACCTCGTACGAGATCTACCGCCTGGCCGCCGTGCCGGGCGTCGAGCGCCTCCCCTACAGCCTGAAGATCCTCGCCGAGAACCTGCTGCGCACCGAGGACGGCGCGAACATCACCGCCGACCACGTGCGTGCGCTCGCGGGGTGGGACCCCGACGCCCAGCCCGACACCGAGATCCAGTTCACGCCGGCCCGCGTGATCATGCAGGACTTCACGGGCGTCCCGTGCGTCGTGGACCTCGCGACCATGCGCGAGGCCGTCGAGGAGCTCGGGGGCGACGCGTCGCGCATCAACCCGCTCGCGCCCGCCGAGCTCGTCATCGACCACTCGGTCCAGATCGACGTCGCGGGCCGCCGCGACGCCTTCGAGCGCAACGTCGAGCTCGAGTACGAGCGCAACCGCGAGCGCTACCAGTTCCTGCGCTGGGGCCAGACGGCGTTCGACGACTTCAAGGTGGTCCCGCCCGGCACGGGCATCGTGCACCAGGTGAACATCGAGTACCTGGCGCGGACCGTGATGACGCGCGAGGTCGGCGGCGTGCTGCGCGCGTACCCCGACACGTGCGTGGGTACCGACTCGCACACCACGATGGTCAACGGGCTCGGTGTGCTGGGCTGGGGCGTGGGTGGCATCGAGGCCGAGGCGGCCATGCTCGGCCAGCCGGTGTCGATGCTCATCCCGCGGGTGGTGGGCTTCAAGCTGACCGGCACGATCACGCCCGGCGTCACCGCCACGGACGTGGTGCTCACCATCACGCAGAAGCTGCGCCAGCACGGCGTCGTCGGCAAGTTCGTCGAGTTCTACGGCGACGGCGTCGCGTCGGTGCCGCTGGCCAACCGGGCCACGATCGGCAACATGAGCCCGGAGTTCGGCTCCACGGCCGCGATGTTCCCCATCGACGCGGTGACGATCGAGTACCTGCGCCTGACGGGGCGCTCCGACGCCCAGCTCGCGCTCGTCGAGGCGTACGCCCAGGAGCAGGGGCTGTGGCACGACCCGGGCGCGCCCGGGTACGTCGAGCCGGTGTTCTCCGAGTACCTCGAGCTGGACCTGTCGACGGTGGTGCCGTCGATCGCCGGGCCCAAGCGCCCGCAGGACCGCATCGAACTCTCGCGGGCCAAGGAGCAGTTCCAGCGCGACCTGCCCACCTACGCGCCCGAGGTCACCAACGGCGTCGACGAGGCCGAGCGCGAGTCGTTCCCGGCGTCGGACTCCCCGGCGATCACGTCGACCGCGACGCGGACGTACCCGGTGACGGACGCGGACGGGCGGTCGTTCGACCTGTTCCACGGGGCGGTCGCGATCGCGTCGATCACGTCGTGCACGAACACCTCGAACCCGTCGGTGATGATGGCGGCCGCCCTGGTCGCGAAGAAGGCCGTCGAGCGGGGCCTCACCGCCAAGCCGTGGGTCAAGACCTCGATGGCGCCGGGCTCGCAGGTGGTGACGAACTACTACGAGAAGGCCGGCATGTGGCCGTACCTGGAGAAGCTCGGCTTCCACCTGGTCGGCTACGGGTGCGCCACGTGCA is a genomic window containing:
- a CDS encoding class I SAM-dependent RNA methyltransferase produces the protein MVSEEGAGVLVELEVGPVAHGGHCVARHEGRVVFVRHTLPGERVRARLTDDGPDARFWRADAVEVLEASPDRVPSVWPEAGPGGVGGGELAHVALPAQRAWKEAVLAEQLRHLARLDVTPTVHAAPGDDARGGLAWRTRIDLVADADGRAGMRGFRSHDVVALDAMPLATEHVAALDLLGRRWRPGARIEAVAPADGSPPLVLVDDVPFDLQRGRPDPRPNARAAVREVVTAADGVSRTYRVAAAGFWQVHREAPTLLVDAVLRGAGDVAGGTVLDLYAGAGLFTLPLADAVGEAGHVVSVEGDERAVRDARRNLHDRPQVDLHAGDVARTLAGLVEGAPPVDVVVLDPPRTGAGRKVVDAVAALRPERVVYVACDPAALARDVALLGAHGWTGVEVVGHDLFPMTHHLEAVAVLTR
- a CDS encoding translation initiation factor 2 codes for the protein MGREPADVRALDDEEERTMSESHDAESRLAHASRVATQELHKQGTPDYDPRAHERAVEAERKAAEAVRAQREGTA
- the acnA gene encoding aconitate hydratase AcnA, encoding MSSVDSFGSKGTLEVGDTSYEIYRLAAVPGVERLPYSLKILAENLLRTEDGANITADHVRALAGWDPDAQPDTEIQFTPARVIMQDFTGVPCVVDLATMREAVEELGGDASRINPLAPAELVIDHSVQIDVAGRRDAFERNVELEYERNRERYQFLRWGQTAFDDFKVVPPGTGIVHQVNIEYLARTVMTREVGGVLRAYPDTCVGTDSHTTMVNGLGVLGWGVGGIEAEAAMLGQPVSMLIPRVVGFKLTGTITPGVTATDVVLTITQKLRQHGVVGKFVEFYGDGVASVPLANRATIGNMSPEFGSTAAMFPIDAVTIEYLRLTGRSDAQLALVEAYAQEQGLWHDPGAPGYVEPVFSEYLELDLSTVVPSIAGPKRPQDRIELSRAKEQFQRDLPTYAPEVTNGVDEAERESFPASDSPAITSTATRTYPVTDADGRSFDLFHGAVAIASITSCTNTSNPSVMMAAALVAKKAVERGLTAKPWVKTSMAPGSQVVTNYYEKAGMWPYLEKLGFHLVGYGCATCIGNSGPLDEHVSAAVQEHDLAVAAVLSGNRNFEGRINPDVKMNYLASPPLVIAYALAGTMDFDFESDPLGRDEAGHPIFLRDIWPTPDEVQATIDSSIDRAMFTKDYADVFSGDERWRALPTPEGSTFEWDPRSTYVRKPPYFEGMGATPEPVTDITGARVLAKLGDSVTTDHISPAGSIKADSPAGLYLAEHGVDRRDFNSYGSRRGNHEVMIRGTFANIRLRNQLVPGVEGGFTVNHLTGEQTTIYDASTAYQAAGVPLVVLGGKEYGSGSSRDWAAKGTRLLGVRAVITESFERIHRSNLIGMGVLPLQFPEGESADSLGLDGTETFDIAGVTALNAGTTPRTVRVTATRADGTVVAFDAVVRIDTPGEADYYRNGGILQYVLRQVAGVA